The stretch of DNA CGACCACGCCGGCGATCTTGAGTGCGGCGATCACTTCGCGAAGGTCATCGGCCATTGGCGCGCGCAGTGCGATGATGCGCACTGCCAACTTGTCGACCTCGCTTTCGAGCGCATCGATCTTCTTGTCGCCCTTAACGACCTTCTTGGCCAGTTCGTCGTCGCCCTTGACCAACGCTTCGAGCGCGTCCTGGATCGCGGCTTCGGCAAGGCCGCCCATCTCCGCGATCAGGCCGCGCAGCCGGGTGATGTCCTCGTCGAATGCCTTGACCGTGTGTTCGTGCATGGATGCCATGACCTTACCCGTATCGACCCGTGATGTAATCCTGGGTGCGCTGCTCCAGTGGATTGGTGAATATGTCGGACGTACGCCCATACTCTACCATTTTTCCGAGATGGAAGAAGGCCGTACGTTGGCTCACACGTGCGGCTTGCTGCATCGAGTGCGTGACGATGACGATCGCGTAGCGGCCGTTGAGTTCGGCGATCAGTTCCTCGATCTTCGCGGTGGCGATCGGATCGAGCGCCGAGCAGGGTTCGTCCATCAGGATCACTTCAGGATCGACGGCAATGGCCCGGGCGATGCAGAGGCGCTGCTGCTGACCGCCCGACAAGGCGGTGCCGCTGTCCTGAAGGCGATCCTTCACCTCTTCCCACAGGCCGGCGCGCTTGAGCGAGCGTTCGACGATCGCGTCGAGCTCTTCCTTGCCTTCGGCAAGGCCGTGAATCTTGGGCCCATAGGCGATGTTTTCGTAGATCGACTTGGGGAAGGGGTTGGGCTTCTGGAACACCATACCCACCCGCGCGCGCAGCTGCACGACGTCCATCTTCGAGCGATAGATGTCATCGCCGTCGAGCGTGATCTCGCCTTCCACGCGGGCGGAAGGGATCGTGTCGTTCATGCGATTGAGCGTGCGCAGGAAGGTCGACTTGCCGCAGCCCGACGGGCCGATGAAGGCGGTGACGTATTCGGTCGGGATATCGATCGAAACCTCGTCGATAGCCTTCTTGTCGCCGTAGAATACGGAGACGTCCCGCGCACGCATCTTGGCGTCGGTGGTTTCAAGGTTTTCGTGAACTACGGTCACCACTTTTTCTCGAACTTGTTGCGCAGGTAGATTGCGAGCCCGTTCATAACGAGCAGGAACAGCAATAGCACGATAATCGCCGCACTGGTGCGCTCCACGAAGCCGCGGTCGATTTCATCGGACCACAGGAAGATCTGCACCGGTAATACGGTGGCCGGCGAGGTGAGCCCGTCTGGTGGCGTCGAAACGAATGCGCGCATGCCGATCATCAACAGCGGTGCGGTTTCGCCGAGCGCGCGGGCCATGCCGATGATGGTTCCGGTCAGGATGCCGGGAAGGGCCAGCGGCAGGACGTGGTGGAAGACGACCTGAACCGGCGACGCGCCGATTGCCAGCGCACCATCGCGAATGCTCGGCGGGACAGCCTTGATCGCGTTGCGGCCGGAAATGACGATTACCGGCATGGTCATCAGTGCCAGCGTCAGGCCGCCGATCAGCGGCGCAGAGCGGTAACTGGGGAAGATCGTCAGGAAGACAGCCAGGCCCAACAGGCCGAAAATGATCGATGGGACCGCAGCGAGATTGTTGATCGACACTTCGATGAGGTCGGTCCAGCGGTTCCGTGGGGCATATTCTTCGAGGTAGAGTGCGGCCAGCACGCCGATCGGGAAGGCCATCAGCAGAGTGACCAGCATGGTCAGCATCGAACCCTTGAGCGCGCCCCAGATACCCACTTGTTGCGGGTTGGTCGCGTCCGAACGGCCGAGGAAGCCAGGATCGAAATTCTTCGCGAGCTTGCCTTCATCGGCCAGCTTCTGCGCCAGGGTCTGCATTTCCGCAGACCCTTCGCCCGAATAGCCCGAAGCGAGGTCCGCAGAAGTAGGTAGCGAGAAAGTCACCGTCTCGCGCAGGATCGACGGGTCGGCGATGATTGCGGCAGCAACATCGCGCCAGGCGTCGGGGCCAATCTCAGCGGCGGCTTCGTCGCCCAATGCCTGGCTGGCATAGAACGACACGACTTCGGACAGACCCTGCGCCTGGAGCGAATTTGCCGCGCCCGACTGAGTCATCATTGTCGGATCGGCGGCAATCCCGGCCTGTGTGAAATCGATCGGTACATCCATCTCGACGCGCTGGAAGCCGCCGATGCCGTTGAAAGTCATCGTTGCGAGCAGGAACAGTAGCACGGCGACGGAAAACAGGATTGCCCCCAGGCCAACCGCCTTGAAGCGACGCTCGGCTGCGTAGCGCTTTTGCAGTCGCGCTTCGAAGGAAGCGGTGCGGGTCGGGGCGACACGCTCATTCATATGCTTCGCGGAACCTCTTGACGACGCGCAGCGCGACGAAGTTGAGCCCGAGCGTCACCATGAACAGGACAAAGCCCAGCGCGAAGGCACTCAGGGTCGCAGGATGGTCGAAGCTGCCTTCGCCGGTAAGCATGGCAACGATCTGCACGGTAACGGTGGTCATCGCCTCGAGCGGGTTGGCAGTCAGGTTCGCTGCGGTAGAGGCTGCCATAACCACGATCATGGTTTCGCCAATAGCACGGCTGATCGCCAGCATGACGCCGGCAACGATGCCGGGGAGCGCGGCAGGAACCAGCACCCGTCGGATCGTTTCGCTGGTTGTCGCACCCATGGCCAGGCTGCCGTCGCGCATTGCCTGAGGGACCGCCGCGATTGAATCGTCCGCCATCGAGGAAACAAAGGGAATGATCATCACGCCCATGACGAGACCTGCGGCCAGGGCACTCTCGCTCGATGGATTCGACACGCCCATCGCCAGTGCCAGGTCGCGAATGGCGGGGGCGATGGTGAGCGCCGCGAAGTAGCCGTAAACGACGGTAGGAACGCCTGCGAGGATCTCCAGCGCGGGCTTGATCCATGCCCGCAGCCGCGGATCGGCATATTGGGTAAGGTAGATCGCGCTCATCAGGCCCAGCGGGATCGCGACGATCATCGCAATGATCGCGCCGATGAAAATCGTTCCCCAGAACAGCGGGATGGCGCCGTAGCGGCTGCCGTCGACCGCGGCAGCGCGGGCCATGGGGTCGGGCCCCCAGTGCGTACCGAACAGGAAATCGATCGGCGAGACCATGCCGAAGAAGCGCACCGTCTCGAACACCAGGCTGGCGAGAATGCCGAGCGTGGTCAGGATCGCGACCAGCGATGCGCAGAGCAGAATTGTCATCACGATTCGCTCAACCTTGGAACGGGCGGCGAAATCGGGTTTCAGGCGCAGGAAGGCCCAGGCGCCTGCGAGGAAGGCGATCACCAGCGTCGCGGCGATGCCGATGCCTCCGTAGAAGGAAATCGCATCGCGATAGGGCTGGATCAGCGCGGTCGCCTTCGGATTGAACACGGCGGGCGCGGCCCCCGTCGCCACGTTGCGGGCCTCGTTGAGGAGCGCATCTCGCTGGAATCCGAATGCAGGAAGTTCGGCCGCGGCAGGATCAGCCAGCACGGACTGAATGATCAGCCCCGGCGAGATAGCCGACCACAAAGTGATGAAAGCCAGGACGGGCAGGGTAACCCACAGCGCAACGTACCACGCATGGTAGGTCGGTAGGCTGGAGATGCGCCCGTCAGGGCTGGCGCGCCGGAAGGTCCAGGCGCGTGCGCGGGCCGCCAACCATCCGGCAAGCCCAAGGCCAAGGGCCAGGAGAAGCAAGATGGTTGGCGACATGCGTTATTCGTTACCTTACTTGAGCTGCGAACCGTCGAGCAGGGTGTACTCGGTGGCTGCCTTGGTGCTCGCCGCCATAACGTCATCCGGCGAGGCTACAAGCCCATGCTTGGCCAGCGGACCATCCTTTGCCCACATCTTGGTCCAAGCGACCAGATATTCCTTGAGGCCGGGAACAGCATCGAGGTGGTTCTTCTTGACGTACATGAACAGCGGACGCGCACCCGGATAGGTGAAGCTGGCGATGTTGTCATAGGTCGGTTCGACGCCATTGACCGTCAGGCCCTGGAGCTTGTCGAGGTTTTCTTCAAGGTAGGAATAACCGAAGATGCCGACGGCATTCATGTTACCTTCGATCTTCTGCACGATCAGGTTGTCCTGC from Erythrobacter mangrovi encodes:
- the pstB gene encoding phosphate ABC transporter ATP-binding protein PstB encodes the protein MRARDVSVFYGDKKAIDEVSIDIPTEYVTAFIGPSGCGKSTFLRTLNRMNDTIPSARVEGEITLDGDDIYRSKMDVVQLRARVGMVFQKPNPFPKSIYENIAYGPKIHGLAEGKEELDAIVERSLKRAGLWEEVKDRLQDSGTALSGGQQQRLCIARAIAVDPEVILMDEPCSALDPIATAKIEELIAELNGRYAIVIVTHSMQQAARVSQRTAFFHLGKMVEYGRTSDIFTNPLEQRTQDYITGRYG
- the pstA gene encoding phosphate ABC transporter permease PstA; its protein translation is MNERVAPTRTASFEARLQKRYAAERRFKAVGLGAILFSVAVLLFLLATMTFNGIGGFQRVEMDVPIDFTQAGIAADPTMMTQSGAANSLQAQGLSEVVSFYASQALGDEAAAEIGPDAWRDVAAAIIADPSILRETVTFSLPTSADLASGYSGEGSAEMQTLAQKLADEGKLAKNFDPGFLGRSDATNPQQVGIWGALKGSMLTMLVTLLMAFPIGVLAALYLEEYAPRNRWTDLIEVSINNLAAVPSIIFGLLGLAVFLTIFPSYRSAPLIGGLTLALMTMPVIVISGRNAIKAVPPSIRDGALAIGASPVQVVFHHVLPLALPGILTGTIIGMARALGETAPLLMIGMRAFVSTPPDGLTSPATVLPVQIFLWSDEIDRGFVERTSAAIIVLLLFLLVMNGLAIYLRNKFEKKW
- the pstC gene encoding phosphate ABC transporter permease subunit PstC, translated to MSPTILLLLALGLGLAGWLAARARAWTFRRASPDGRISSLPTYHAWYVALWVTLPVLAFITLWSAISPGLIIQSVLADPAAAELPAFGFQRDALLNEARNVATGAAPAVFNPKATALIQPYRDAISFYGGIGIAATLVIAFLAGAWAFLRLKPDFAARSKVERIVMTILLCASLVAILTTLGILASLVFETVRFFGMVSPIDFLFGTHWGPDPMARAAAVDGSRYGAIPLFWGTIFIGAIIAMIVAIPLGLMSAIYLTQYADPRLRAWIKPALEILAGVPTVVYGYFAALTIAPAIRDLALAMGVSNPSSESALAAGLVMGVMIIPFVSSMADDSIAAVPQAMRDGSLAMGATTSETIRRVLVPAALPGIVAGVMLAISRAIGETMIVVMAASTAANLTANPLEAMTTVTVQIVAMLTGEGSFDHPATLSAFALGFVLFMVTLGLNFVALRVVKRFREAYE